TGCTGCGAGCGATGGAGGAGGCGGGGCTCATTGCCTGGATCGGGAAGTCCGAGCGAGACCCTCGCGCCTACTGGGAACCTCGGGTTGAATGACATTCAGGTACTTCCAAGGGTGCCTTGCCAACACCGAGCGGGCGGAAGTCACCCCGCTCTCAAGTCGAATTTAGAGCAGGTTGAGAGCAGCCAGCTCGCGGGCGAGCACGCCCGGCTCGAACATGGGGTTCGCCCGCTCCCGGCGGGGGCGGGGACCGTCCCACCTCTCGCCGACAGACTCGGGCCGGCGAGCTGGTCCAGGGGTGGTTCATACCCCTCGAGGCGTCCGCCACCACCACCTTCTCCGAGTCCGGCACGGCCCTGGCCGCGCTACCCGTTGCGGTCGACGAGTTTCCAGGCGGTCGGCAGCAGCAGGGCGGCGGCGAGTGCTTTGATGGCGTCACCGGCGAGGAAGGGATACACGCCGAGCTCGAGGCCGGTCGCGAGGTCGACATCGAGGAACGCCATGAGCCATGGCAGCCCCGCGGCGTAGATCAGCAGCGATCCGAGGCACGCCGCCGCGAACGTCGTGAGCACCGACCGGTCAGCGTGTCGGCGGGCGAGCGCGCCGACGGCGATCGCGGCCAGCACGTAGCCGACGATGTAGCCGAACGAGGCGAACGACCAACCCGAGGTCTGCGACGCGAAGATCGGTGCACCCATGACGCCGAGCGCGAGGTACAGCGTCGTGCTGAGCGCCGCTCGTACCGGTCCGAGCGTGGCGCCGCTGAGCAGCACGGCGAAGGTCGCCAACGACAGCGGTACCGGCGTGAACCACAGCGGCACCGCGACCTGGCCGGCGACGATCAAGAACGCGGTGCTGCCGAGCACAAGGGCGACATCGCGGGTCCGCGAGGCCGGGATCAGGTCGGCGAGCACCAGCCGGCCCGGAGCAGTCGTGGTGGTGGCAGCGGTCATCAACATCCTCCTGAACAGCGTTCATTGAACGACGTTCAAGTTAGGCTGCGGGGCGCGTTCGGTCAACAATGGAGCGATGACCGACCGGATCACGCCGGCAGACGTCGTCGGCGTCGCCCTCGAACTGCTCGCCCACGGCGGCCTGCATGCACTCGCCATGCGTCGGATCGCGACCGAGCTGGGCGTGCAGCAGAGCGCCCTGTACTGGCACTTCGACAACAAACAGCAGTTGCTCGCCGCCGTCGCCGACCAAGTCGTCGCCCCCGTCTCGGTCCCTGCCAGTGCGGACTGGTCGACCCGGGTCGAGGCGTTGGCGTCGCGGCTGCGCGACGAACTGCTCCGGTATCCCGACGGGGCGGAGCTGGTCGCCACCGCCTTCGCGTTTCGCCTCGGCGCGCGCCAGCCGTTCCGCCAGTTCGCCGACGAACTGGCGGGCGGCGGCCTGGGGCTCGACGACGCGGAGATCGCGGCGTCGGTGCTCTTGCACTTCGTCCTCGGCTACGTGACCGACGAACAACAACACCACCAAGCGGCCGCGCTCGGAGCGATCGACCCCGCTGGCGACGGACACGACACACAGTCGACCCACGACCGATTCGTCAGAGCGCTCCGCCTGATCGTCAGCGGCATCGACGCGCAGCTGCGGGCAACGTAGCTGGTCACCGCACCGGTTCGTGCTGCGCTGCCCGTGAGACCAGCTTGGGTAGTAGACTACTCATATGGGTAGACTACTACACGAGACGGGAGGCAACCCATGGACCTGACACAGCCGATCCGCTCGGTGGTCCCCGGTGTGCGCGGCGAAGTGCTCGCGG
The sequence above is drawn from the Acidimicrobiales bacterium genome and encodes:
- a CDS encoding biotin transporter BioY; the encoded protein is MTAATTTTAPGRLVLADLIPASRTRDVALVLGSTAFLIVAGQVAVPLWFTPVPLSLATFAVLLSGATLGPVRAALSTTLYLALGVMGAPIFASQTSGWSFASFGYIVGYVLAAIAVGALARRHADRSVLTTFAAACLGSLLIYAAGLPWLMAFLDVDLATGLELGVYPFLAGDAIKALAAALLLPTAWKLVDRNG
- a CDS encoding TetR family transcriptional regulator, with the translated sequence MTDRITPADVVGVALELLAHGGLHALAMRRIATELGVQQSALYWHFDNKQQLLAAVADQVVAPVSVPASADWSTRVEALASRLRDELLRYPDGAELVATAFAFRLGARQPFRQFADELAGGGLGLDDAEIAASVLLHFVLGYVTDEQQHHQAAALGAIDPAGDGHDTQSTHDRFVRALRLIVSGIDAQLRAT